The Mastacembelus armatus chromosome 9, fMasArm1.2, whole genome shotgun sequence genome contains a region encoding:
- the tmed7 gene encoding transmembrane emp24 domain-containing protein 7, whose amino-acid sequence MYGSFRVLLQVLWAQMLCGWALGSELTFELPDNAKQCFYEDIIIGTKCTLEFQVVTGGHYDVDCRLEDPDGTTLYKEMKKQYDSFTFTAAKNGTYKFCFSNEFSTFTHKTVYFDFQVGDDPPLFPNENRVTALTQMESACVSIHEALKSVIDYQTHFRLREAQGRSRAEDLNTRVAFWSIGEAIILLVVSISQVVLLRSFFSDKKTTTTRVGS is encoded by the exons ATGTACGGATCCTTTCGGGTGCTGCTGCAGGTGCTGTGGGCCCAGATGCTCTGTGGCTGGGCGCTGGGCTCCGAGCTAACTTTTGAGCTGCCAGACAACGCCAAGCAGTGTTTCTACGAGGACATCATCATCGGCACGAAGTGTACACTGGAGTTTCAG GTGGTGACAGGTGGTCATTATGATGTGGACTGCCGTTTGGAGGACCCAGATGGAACTACACTCTACaaggaaatgaagaaacaaTATGACAGTTTTACTTTCACAGCAGCTAAGAATGGCACCTACAAATTCTGCTTCAGTAATGAGTTCTCTACTTTCACGCACAAGACAGTTTACTTCGATTTCCAGGTTGGTGACGACCCTCCACTTTTCCCCAATGAGAACAGAGTCACTGCTCTCACTCAG ATGGAATCAGCCTGTGTGTCCATCCATGAGGCCCTGAAGTCGGTCATTGACTACCAAACACACTTCCGCCTCCGTGAGGCTCAAGGACGCAGTCGGGCAGAGGACCTCAACACACGTGTTGCGTTCTGGTCCATTGGAGAAGCCATTATCCTTCTGGTGGTCAGCATCAGCCAAGTGGTCCTGCTGAGAAGCTTTTTCTCTGACAAGAAGACCACTACAACACGTGTTGGATCATAA
- the LOC113138884 gene encoding RNA-binding protein MEX3B-like has protein sequence MPSSTSLLETEDGESELPPPLVHAFAGMGREEHHGIQSQSPEQADESFFHQQLPSVSHFSLLGTVLDLKPLPLHRPSSGDEGNVTAVVEDEEAEVVAADSAGCTDNVGSLLAQAHRHQHLPSGPGGSVMPSGMEPSHVETVLLYSGDERDEAGIGGSALPPVSSMAMLPPGVYGEPGYEAEPSLLTRRKSVNTTECVAVPSSEHVAEIVGRQGCKIKALRAKTNTYIKTPVRGEQPVFVVTGRKEDVATAKREILSAAEHFSLIRASRNKAGPLTAVTGSGAPTLPGQTTIQVRVPYRVVGLVVGPKGATIKRIQQQTHTYIVTPSRDKEPVFEVTGMPENVDRAREEIEAHIALRTGSSGSIEAPGVDNNDFQFNGTDVSFESSATPVGVGEAGWLRAGTSSPGGVGLLPVSVSGTQRINSNINSGVRMSSTYRNDSSSSLGSGSSSADSFYGSGNGNRPDFSPTCPFNANANNNNNNNNNNNNNNNNSSSSSSSSSSSAGNTAFWFGESLLPVGSEELASLGGGSPSSGFDPLTISTAQASHSAAQPHIWSPFVDHQPFQGFDAFHPQTSQPGTPRLSPTFSGTEALEHPQAQRVRGPFGSAGSLDAHRFPSYSSAFSSSSESTASSSSPPESSLSYRLGLGSAARGQEICIHCMDNQVIAALVPCGHNLFCLDCATQICQGLEAVCPVCLSPVTQAIQLRNM, from the exons ATGCCAAGTAGCACATCTTTGCTGGAGACCGAAGACGGAGAGTCCGAGCTCCCACCGCCGCTAGTGCACGCTTTCGCCGGTATGGGCCGTGAGGAGCACCACGGCATCCAAAGCCAAAGCCCCGAACAAGCAGACGAGAGCTTCTTTCACCAACAGCTTCCCTCGGTCTCTCATTTCAGCCTCCTCGGTACAGTCCTAGACTTGAAGCCCCTGCCCCTACATCGGCCATCCTCGGGAGATGAAGGGAACGTAACAGCAGTGGTTGAAGACGAAGAAGCAGAAGTTGTAGCCGCCGACTCCGCGGGCTGCACCGATAACGTCGGCTCGTTACTGGCGCAGGCCCACCGCCATCAGCACCTCCCATCGGGTCCCGGTGGCTCCGTAATGCCGTCCGGGATGGAGCCGTCGCACGTCGAGACGGTTCTGTTGTACAGCGGAGACGAGCGTGATGAAGCTGGGATTGGCGGCAGCGCCCTACCACCAGTCAGCAGCATGGCGATGCTCCCGCCCGGCGTGTACGGGGAGCCGGGCTACGAGGCCGAGCCTTCGCTGTTGACTCGGCGAAAGAGTGTGAACACAACCGAGTGTGTGGCCGTGCCGAGCTCGGAGCACGTCGCCGAGATTGTCGGGAGACAGG GTTGTAAGATTAAGGCACTTCGTGCCAAGACCAACACCTACATTAAGACACCAGTGAGGGGCGAGCAGCCTGTCTTTGTTGTGACGGGGCGCAAGGAAGATGTGGCCACGGCCAAGAGGGAGATTCTGTCTGCAGCCGAGCACTTCTCCCTCATCAGAGCCTCTCGAAACAAAGCGGGCCCTCTGACTGCTGTAACCGGTTCAGGGGCCCCCACACTACCTGGACAGACAACTATCCAG GTGCGGGTACCATATCGTGTTGTTGGGCTGGTTGTGGGTCCCAAAG GGGCAACCATCAAACGCATTCAGCAACAGACTCACACTTACATTGTGACACCAAGTCGTGACAAAGAGCCAGTGTTCGAGGTGACAGGAATGCCAGAGAATGTGGACCGGGCTAGGGAGGAGATCGAGGCTCACATCGCTCTCCGCACTGGAAGCAGCGGGAGTATCGAGGCCCCAGGTGTAGACAACAATGACTTTCAATTCAACGGGACAGACGTCAGCTTTGAGAGTTCAGCAACACCAGTTGGGGTGGGCGAGGCTGGGTGGCTTCGTGCAGGTACTTCATCACCGGGTGGTGTTGGCTTGCTGCCAGTTAGCGTCAGTGGTACTCAGCGAATCAATAGCAATATTAACAGTGGTGTCAGGATGTCTTCCACCTATCGCAACGACAGCTCCAGTTCCCTGGGCAGTGGCTCCAGCTCAGCTGACTCTTTCTATGGCAGTGGGAATGGTAACCGCCCTGATTTCAGCCCGACTTGTCCATTTAATGCCAAtgctaacaacaacaacaacaacaacaacaacaacaacaacaacaacaacaacagcagcagcagcagcagcagcagcagtagcagtgcTGGCAATACAGCTTTCTGGTTTGGCGAGAGCCTTCTTCCTGTGGGGTCTGAAGAGCTGGCCAGCCTGGGAGGTGGCAGCCCCTCCTCAGGATTTGACCCATTAACCATCTCCACTGCCCAAGCCTCACACTCTGCTGCACAGCCACACATCTGGAGTCCCTTCGTGGACCACCAACCCTTCCAAGGCTTTGATGCTTTTCATCCTCAG ACCAGTCAGCCTGGGACACCTCGTCTCTCTCCAACCTTCTCTGGGACAGAAGCCTTGGAGCACCCTCAGGCCCAGCGTGTTCGAGGGCCTTTTGGCTCAGCTGGGAGCCTCGATGCCCACAGGTTCCCCTCTTACAGCTCAgccttttcctcctccagtgAAAGCACAGCTTCCTCTTCGTCCCCTCCTGAATCCTCCCTCTCTTATCGACTGGGGCTCGGATCAGCAGCAAGAGGACAGGAGATATGCATCCACTGCATGGATAACCAGGTGATCGCTGCACTGGTTCCCTGTGGCCATAACCTCTTCTGTCTAGATTGTGCCACCCAGATATGCCAGGGTCTAGAAGCTGTGTGCCCTGTGTGCCTGTCCCCAGTTACACAGGCCATTCAGCTCCGTaacatgtga